A genomic window from Shewanella vesiculosa includes:
- the rlmH gene encoding 23S rRNA (pseudouridine(1915)-N(3))-methyltransferase RlmH, with translation MKLQLIAVGTKMPDWVTRGFEEYQRRFPRDMALELIEIPAGKRGKNADIARILNKEGELMLAAVAKGNHIVSLDLPGKNWTTPELAEQMTKWQLDGRDVSLLIGGPEGLSPACKEAANQSWCLSALTLPHPLVRVIVAESLYRAWSVNNNHPYHRE, from the coding sequence ATGAAGTTACAGCTTATTGCCGTTGGCACCAAAATGCCCGATTGGGTAACCCGAGGCTTCGAAGAATACCAACGCCGTTTCCCTAGAGATATGGCCTTGGAACTCATCGAAATCCCAGCAGGGAAGCGCGGAAAAAATGCCGATATCGCCCGAATTTTAAATAAGGAAGGCGAACTAATGCTAGCGGCAGTAGCCAAAGGTAACCACATTGTCAGCTTAGATTTACCCGGCAAAAATTGGACAACACCAGAGCTTGCCGAGCAAATGACAAAGTGGCAACTCGATGGTAGAGACGTCAGTTTGTTGATTGGTGGCCCAGAAGGACTTTCACCTGCTTGTAAAGAGGCGGCCAACCAAAGCTGGTGTTTATCTGCACTAACCCTACCTCATCCTTTGGTTAGGGTTATCGTAGCAGAAAGCCTATACCGAGCTTGGAGCGTCAATAACAACCATCCGTATCATAGAGAATAA
- the rsfS gene encoding ribosome silencing factor, with translation MQGTELKDFVIDKVDDLKAKNITVIDVSKRSTITDTMIICTGTSKTHVRSIGEHVIVSAKDAGVQPLGVEGRDSSEWVLVDLGSVILHVMQEQTRDYYELEKLWSEHNV, from the coding sequence GTGCAAGGCACCGAACTAAAAGATTTCGTTATCGACAAAGTCGATGATTTAAAAGCAAAAAATATTACTGTTATCGATGTTTCTAAGCGGTCAACTATTACCGACACCATGATCATTTGTACTGGTACGTCGAAAACACACGTTCGTTCTATTGGTGAGCACGTGATCGTGTCAGCAAAAGACGCAGGCGTACAACCTCTTGGGGTTGAAGGTCGTGACAGCAGCGAATGGGTTTTAGTTGATTTAGGCTCTGTTATTCTGCACGTGATGCAAGAACAAACTCGTGATTATTACGAGCTTGAAAAACTGTGGTCTGAACATAACGTCTAA
- the nadD gene encoding nicotinate-nucleotide adenylyltransferase: MRIGILGGTFDPIHLGHINPALEVKQQLNLDQIWLMPNHIPPHKKTTVVSSHHRLEMVKLVCLQYPEFELCDIEIKRDTPSYSVTTLSLLTELYPDEEFFFIMGMDSFVQLPLWYQWQSLFNLCHIALCQRPGWTIDTHSEMTKELLFRQANTDYLTSNSHSKHGRIFCINSQLIDISSTEVRQRLAQNIDISTVLPQTTIDYIRQHQLYI; encoded by the coding sequence ATGCGTATTGGTATATTGGGGGGCACATTCGACCCCATCCATCTAGGGCATATCAATCCTGCACTAGAAGTAAAACAACAACTTAATTTAGATCAGATTTGGTTAATGCCCAATCACATCCCACCACACAAAAAGACTACAGTGGTTAGCAGCCATCATCGACTTGAAATGGTGAAATTAGTTTGTCTGCAGTATCCAGAATTTGAACTATGTGATATTGAAATTAAGCGTGACACGCCCTCTTACAGTGTCACTACGCTATCATTGCTGACTGAACTGTATCCTGATGAAGAATTCTTTTTCATTATGGGAATGGACTCATTTGTTCAACTGCCATTATGGTACCAATGGCAATCCTTGTTTAATCTATGCCATATCGCACTCTGTCAACGCCCCGGGTGGACAATTGATACCCACAGTGAAATGACCAAAGAGTTATTATTTAGACAAGCCAATACCGACTACCTCACATCAAATTCCCATAGCAAACATGGAAGAATATTTTGCATCAACAGCCAGTTAATCGATATCTCCTCAACTGAAGTTCGTCAGCGATTAGCTCAAAATATTGATATCAGCACAGTGTTACCGCAAACGACAATCGATTATATTCGCCAACATCAACTCTATATTTAG
- the holA gene encoding DNA polymerase III subunit delta, with amino-acid sequence MRVYPDQLKQHLTPLPQCFLLFGDDPWLIENSKQHILSAAKKQGFEERVQLSQETGFNWGDLVQEWQAMSLFASRRIIELTLPQGKPGIEGAAAFQTLLQHPNPDMLLIVQGPKASAEQTNSKWFKSLDAKGIYLPCATPEGKQFERWLDSRITHYQLTVHHDAKAMLFTLFEGNLLAGEQAMQLLQLLSPKQNITPEQLSEYFEDQSRFSVFQLCDAILGNHQKHAQHMLAQLQAEGTAMPILMWALFKEINLLLTLKLALHNGEQLSKLWGQHRIWDKRKPLYQAAITRLDLDHIEHMLAFASQLELNLKQKGHEDWIGLSHLCILFDPRAHKRLAHIELTD; translated from the coding sequence ATGCGGGTTTATCCGGATCAACTCAAGCAACACCTCACGCCCCTACCACAATGCTTTTTACTGTTTGGCGATGACCCATGGTTAATCGAAAACAGTAAACAGCACATTCTGAGTGCGGCTAAAAAACAGGGCTTTGAAGAACGCGTTCAACTCAGTCAAGAAACCGGCTTTAATTGGGGCGATCTAGTCCAAGAATGGCAAGCAATGAGTTTATTTGCTAGCCGACGGATTATTGAATTAACCCTACCACAGGGCAAACCCGGTATTGAAGGCGCTGCGGCATTTCAGACGCTGTTACAACATCCTAATCCAGATATGCTCCTGATTGTTCAAGGCCCTAAAGCCAGTGCTGAACAAACCAATAGTAAATGGTTTAAATCACTCGATGCCAAAGGCATCTATTTACCTTGCGCCACCCCTGAAGGTAAACAGTTTGAACGCTGGTTAGACAGCCGTATTACTCATTATCAGCTGACTGTCCACCATGATGCTAAAGCGATGTTGTTTACTTTATTTGAAGGTAATTTACTGGCTGGTGAGCAAGCAATGCAATTGTTACAACTGCTCAGCCCTAAGCAAAATATTACTCCAGAGCAACTGAGTGAATATTTTGAAGATCAATCTCGTTTTAGTGTGTTTCAACTCTGTGATGCCATATTAGGCAATCACCAAAAACATGCGCAACACATGTTGGCACAGTTGCAGGCAGAAGGCACAGCTATGCCTATTTTAATGTGGGCTTTATTTAAAGAGATTAACCTACTACTCACGTTAAAGCTGGCGCTGCATAATGGTGAGCAACTGAGTAAGTTATGGGGCCAACACCGCATTTGGGATAAACGTAAACCACTTTATCAAGCTGCAATAACGCGATTAGATTTGGATCACATTGAGCACATGCTCGCGTTTGCCTCTCAATTAGAACTAAATCTCAAACAAAAAGGCCATGAAGATTGGATCGGTCTAAGTCATTTATGCATTTTATTCGACCCACGGGCACATAAGCGTTTAGCCCATATTGAACTCACTGACTGA
- the lptE gene encoding LPS assembly lipoprotein LptE translates to MLAKKICLAIMTLVLLTSAGCGFKLQRSYSIPAELAELHLTSSDEYSELTRLVRDRLRINRISLVDAAQETPTLRLINDSLERATLSLYPTGNVAEYELIYLVHYSVTLPGQDPQDFDTEIRRDYQDDPRTALAKSREMELLVKEMRVQAADYIIQTLASIGAE, encoded by the coding sequence ATGCTAGCCAAAAAAATCTGTTTAGCCATAATGACATTGGTGTTACTGACCAGTGCAGGATGCGGCTTCAAACTCCAACGCAGTTATTCCATCCCTGCTGAATTAGCTGAATTACATTTAACCAGTAGCGATGAATACAGTGAGTTAACTCGCTTAGTGCGTGATAGGTTGCGCATCAACCGCATTAGCCTTGTCGATGCTGCACAAGAAACACCTACACTTCGATTAATCAATGACTCACTCGAACGCGCCACATTATCACTTTATCCCACTGGGAATGTCGCCGAATATGAGCTGATCTATTTAGTGCATTATTCAGTCACCTTACCGGGACAAGATCCACAAGACTTTGATACTGAAATCCGCCGAGACTATCAAGACGACCCACGAACTGCATTAGCAAAAAGTAGGGAAATGGAGTTATTAGTTAAAGAAATGCGAGTACAAGCAGCCGATTATATCATTCAGACTTTGGCGTCAATCGGAGCTGAGTAA
- the leuS gene encoding leucine--tRNA ligase, which yields MQELYNPSEIEALVQKHWHEHKTFEVTEDESKEKFYCLSMFPYPSGRLHMGHVRNYTIGDVVARYQRLQGKNVLQPIGWDSFGLPAENAAINNKTSPAPWTYENIDYMKNQLKLLGFGYDWSREIATCTPEYYRWEQWFFTKLYEKGLVYKKTSSVNWCPNDETVLANEQVQDGCCWRCDTPVIQKEIPQWFIKITDYAEELLNDIDTLDGWPEQVKSMQRNWIGRSEGIEMTFAVADSQATFDIYTTRPDTLMGVTYVAIAAGHPLAIQAAENNPQLAEFLEECKNADTTEAAMASMEKKGVATGLQAIHPISGKLVPIWVANFVLMNYGTGAVMSVPAHDQRDYEFALKYKLAIEAVIKPVEGELDISKEAYSDKGVVFNSGDAFPELDGLDFQAAFEAIDARLTAEGKGKRQVNYRLRDWGVSRQRYWGAPIPMVTLADGTVVPTPADQLPVILPEDVVMDGIQSPIKADKAWAETTVNGQPAMRETDTFDTFMESSWYYARYCSPHADEMLDPAKANYWLPVDQYIGGIEHACMHLLYFRFFHKLLRDAGLVNSDEPAKQLLTQGMVLADAYYYINEKGARVWVSPLEVTVEEKDDKGRILKAVDNQGHELVYTGMSKMSKSKNNGIDPQVMVEKYGADTVRLFMMFASPPELTLEWQESGVEGAHRFIKRFWKLANDHVAAGKTEALDTSKLNADQKALRRELHKTIAKVSDDIARRQMFNTAVASVMELMNHLLKASQETAQDRALLAEALSAVTRLLYPIVPHITFTLWNELGHEGNIEDSRWPEVDESALVEDSKLIVVQVNGKVRAKITVAADASKEDVEALGMNDEYVQKHTEGLTVRKVIYVPGKLLSIVAN from the coding sequence ATGCAAGAGCTATATAATCCCTCAGAAATTGAAGCCTTAGTGCAAAAGCACTGGCACGAACATAAAACATTTGAAGTTACTGAAGATGAAAGCAAAGAGAAGTTTTATTGTCTTTCAATGTTTCCTTATCCTTCAGGTCGTCTTCACATGGGTCACGTCCGCAACTACACAATAGGCGATGTAGTGGCACGATATCAACGTTTACAAGGTAAAAATGTTTTGCAACCGATTGGTTGGGACTCATTTGGTCTGCCTGCAGAAAATGCCGCGATCAATAACAAGACCTCTCCAGCGCCTTGGACATATGAAAACATCGACTACATGAAGAACCAACTTAAGTTATTAGGATTTGGTTATGATTGGAGTCGTGAAATCGCCACCTGTACCCCTGAATACTATCGTTGGGAACAATGGTTTTTCACTAAGTTGTATGAAAAAGGCTTAGTGTACAAAAAAACCTCATCAGTTAACTGGTGTCCAAATGATGAAACTGTACTGGCAAATGAGCAGGTACAAGACGGTTGTTGCTGGCGTTGTGATACTCCAGTTATTCAAAAAGAAATTCCACAGTGGTTTATTAAAATCACCGATTACGCTGAAGAATTACTTAACGATATCGACACCTTAGATGGCTGGCCTGAACAGGTTAAGTCTATGCAACGTAACTGGATTGGCCGTAGCGAAGGCATAGAAATGACGTTTGCCGTTGCTGATAGCCAGGCTACGTTTGATATCTATACCACTCGTCCGGATACGTTAATGGGCGTCACCTATGTTGCAATTGCAGCAGGTCATCCATTAGCAATACAAGCTGCTGAAAATAATCCACAACTGGCTGAATTTTTAGAAGAGTGCAAAAACGCCGATACCACTGAAGCAGCAATGGCTTCAATGGAGAAAAAAGGTGTGGCTACTGGCTTACAAGCGATTCATCCAATTAGTGGCAAATTGGTGCCTATTTGGGTGGCTAACTTTGTATTAATGAATTACGGCACTGGTGCTGTGATGTCTGTTCCCGCTCATGATCAGCGCGATTATGAATTTGCCCTTAAATACAAGCTTGCTATCGAAGCGGTGATCAAGCCTGTTGAAGGCGAATTGGACATCAGCAAAGAAGCCTATAGTGACAAAGGCGTGGTATTTAACTCAGGTGATGCTTTCCCTGAACTTGACGGTTTAGACTTCCAAGCAGCCTTTGAAGCCATTGATGCTAGATTAACCGCAGAAGGTAAAGGTAAACGCCAAGTCAATTACCGTTTACGTGACTGGGGTGTTTCTCGTCAACGTTATTGGGGCGCACCAATCCCAATGGTTACCCTAGCTGATGGAACTGTTGTGCCAACGCCTGCAGATCAACTGCCAGTTATTTTGCCAGAAGATGTGGTAATGGACGGTATCCAAAGCCCAATTAAAGCCGATAAGGCTTGGGCCGAAACCACAGTTAACGGTCAGCCAGCAATGCGCGAAACCGATACCTTTGATACCTTTATGGAATCATCTTGGTACTACGCTCGTTACTGTAGCCCGCATGCTGATGAAATGTTAGATCCTGCCAAAGCAAACTACTGGTTACCAGTAGATCAGTACATTGGTGGTATCGAACACGCTTGTATGCATTTGTTGTATTTCCGCTTCTTCCATAAGTTGTTGCGTGATGCAGGCTTAGTCAACAGCGATGAACCGGCAAAGCAACTACTGACTCAAGGCATGGTATTAGCCGATGCTTACTACTACATCAACGAAAAAGGTGCCCGTGTTTGGGTATCACCTTTGGAAGTGACTGTAGAAGAAAAAGACGACAAAGGCCGTATTCTTAAGGCGGTAGATAATCAAGGTCATGAACTGGTTTACACCGGCATGAGCAAAATGTCTAAGTCGAAGAACAACGGTATTGACCCGCAAGTGATGGTCGAAAAATACGGCGCTGACACAGTCCGTTTATTCATGATGTTTGCCTCGCCACCTGAATTAACCCTCGAATGGCAAGAGTCTGGCGTTGAAGGAGCACATCGCTTCATTAAACGTTTCTGGAAATTAGCCAACGATCATGTTGCAGCGGGTAAAACAGAAGCATTAGATACCAGCAAATTAAATGCTGATCAAAAAGCGTTACGCCGTGAATTACATAAGACGATTGCTAAAGTCAGTGATGACATTGCCCGTCGTCAAATGTTTAACACTGCAGTGGCCTCTGTAATGGAACTGATGAATCATTTGCTGAAAGCATCACAAGAAACAGCTCAAGACCGCGCCTTGCTCGCTGAAGCCTTGTCTGCTGTTACTCGTTTGCTTTACCCTATCGTGCCTCACATCACCTTTACCTTATGGAACGAATTAGGTCACGAAGGCAACATTGAAGACAGCCGCTGGCCAGAAGTGGATGAGTCTGCATTAGTTGAAGACAGTAAACTGATTGTGGTGCAAGTTAACGGTAAAGTGCGTGCAAAAATCACTGTAGCCGCTGATGCATCAAAAGAAGATGTTGAAGCCTTAGGCATGAATGATGAATATGTCCAAAAGCACACTGAAGGATTAACCGTTCGTAAAGTGATCTACGTGCCAGGTAAACTACTCAGTATTGTCGCTAACTAA
- a CDS encoding zinc ribbon-containing protein, with translation MSGKSSALLALYQSLFEQVKTTFDQDNSLTAKSLFKSVTQGKEYLKLKSHSDEEELALVEEFLKRDIAAFLNEENADNLSYSPMVIGIENTLWQWLSEITDRSQVEWHELLQDFKHHGVYKSGEIINQGKLTCNKCGHQMQIDFPGVIPDCPKCDYNEFSREPLTP, from the coding sequence ATGAGTGGAAAAAGTTCAGCACTATTAGCCTTATATCAGTCACTATTCGAACAGGTGAAAACTACGTTTGACCAAGATAACTCATTGACAGCGAAGAGCTTATTCAAGTCAGTGACCCAGGGTAAAGAGTATTTAAAACTTAAATCTCATTCCGACGAAGAAGAGCTCGCATTAGTAGAAGAATTTTTAAAGCGAGACATAGCAGCTTTCTTAAATGAGGAAAATGCCGATAATTTGAGTTATAGCCCTATGGTTATTGGGATTGAAAATACATTATGGCAGTGGTTGAGCGAGATAACGGATCGAAGCCAAGTGGAGTGGCACGAGTTGTTACAAGATTTTAAACATCATGGGGTTTATAAGTCTGGGGAAATCATTAACCAAGGCAAACTGACCTGTAATAAGTGTGGTCATCAAATGCAAATTGATTTTCCTGGGGTAATCCCCGACTGTCCAAAATGTGATTACAACGAGTTTTCACGGGAGCCGTTAACGCCATAA
- a CDS encoding DUF6482 family protein codes for MQLSEIKLAIAEQTQHPTIISYADSNHYLLGLKDLDGNFQRAHDRDGKPLCFNSIKQAEELLKQQGISYAMIEMQTAYDEMVGNSSASHCHYRVEF; via the coding sequence ATGCAACTATCTGAAATAAAGCTAGCCATTGCTGAACAAACTCAACATCCCACCATTATTAGCTACGCAGACTCAAATCATTACCTACTGGGTCTTAAAGATCTTGATGGCAATTTTCAACGTGCTCATGATAGAGACGGCAAACCATTATGTTTCAACTCAATAAAACAAGCCGAAGAATTGCTTAAACAACAAGGGATCAGTTACGCCATGATAGAAATGCAAACAGCATATGATGAGATGGTCGGTAACAGCAGTGCAAGCCACTGCCATTACCGAGTAGAGTTTTAA
- a CDS encoding type II secretion system protein, translated as MSQSIQLKKNYLSQGFTLIELVVVIIILGVLAVVAAPKFIGLSSEARQQALSGIMSSVKTANNLVYARSKMTSLNVQAVQNRDDLIDIDIDNDGLFETRLKWGYLDNTDVEKWITIDDVFTFQYQGVDFTYIGYDKDGNGQVTNDNCYFSYTQAVDANTGPQYQIVSSGC; from the coding sequence ATGTCACAATCGATTCAACTCAAAAAAAATTATTTATCCCAAGGGTTTACCCTAATTGAATTGGTTGTGGTAATCATCATTCTAGGTGTTTTAGCGGTTGTTGCTGCGCCTAAATTTATTGGCCTCAGTTCAGAAGCGAGACAACAGGCCCTATCTGGCATAATGAGCAGTGTCAAAACCGCCAATAATTTAGTGTATGCTCGATCAAAAATGACCAGCCTAAACGTGCAAGCCGTTCAAAATCGCGATGACTTAATCGATATTGATATCGACAATGATGGTCTATTTGAAACACGATTAAAATGGGGCTATTTAGATAACACAGATGTCGAAAAATGGATCACCATAGATGACGTCTTTACCTTTCAATATCAAGGTGTTGATTTCACTTATATCGGCTATGATAAAGATGGTAATGGCCAAGTAACCAATGATAATTGCTACTTCTCTTACACCCAAGCCGTTGACGCAAATACAGGTCCCCAATACCAGATAGTATCAAGCGGTTGCTAA
- the lnt gene encoding apolipoprotein N-acyltransferase, giving the protein MLKTQSLYSSLSIVRLVAAFIAGASTALSFAPYEIWAIFPLALSFALWQSQTLTAKQSLYYWLSFGFGCFAIGISWVHVSIDTFGGMPIFVSITLMAILAMYLAIYPAVAGYLLSKLSRTSKYTLNPYFTYLGLFPALWVLTEWLRGWVFTGFPWIWAGYSQTLGPLSELASFIGALGLSFIVALVAGSLILLTQKRIFPVLVILPILALSAWAAPLLNPISTSGKTVKVALVQGNIPQSMKWEPDALWPTMLKYMDMTREQFDDASSVDIVIWPEAAIPAPEAMVEDFLMDVSKVASINNTAIVTGIISHQQQDFFNSLIVLGNYHQKHQQSADYIGDGTNQFKKHHLLPIGEFVPFASLLRPIAPFFNLPMSSFQRGDYTQPNLVALGYHIAPAICYEIAFPEQVRASVTDETDMLLTVSNDAWFGASNGPLQHMEIAQMRAIEMGKPLLRGTNNGITAVVDPHGRITDAIPQFEAGVLVTNIQLFQGQTWFRKIGQLPLLILCGLLVLLGVINYLRK; this is encoded by the coding sequence GTGCTAAAAACTCAATCTCTATACTCTTCTTTGAGTATTGTCCGTCTGGTGGCGGCATTTATTGCTGGCGCCAGTACGGCATTATCGTTTGCGCCTTATGAAATTTGGGCCATATTTCCTTTAGCATTAAGTTTTGCTCTATGGCAGAGCCAGACATTAACCGCTAAACAAAGTTTATATTACTGGCTCAGTTTCGGTTTTGGTTGTTTTGCAATTGGCATTAGCTGGGTGCATGTCAGTATTGATACTTTCGGCGGTATGCCGATTTTTGTATCGATAACGTTAATGGCGATCCTGGCAATGTATCTGGCGATTTATCCCGCCGTAGCTGGATATTTACTCAGCAAGTTATCTCGCACATCTAAATACACTTTAAATCCCTACTTCACTTATCTTGGTCTATTTCCAGCATTATGGGTCCTAACAGAATGGTTACGCGGCTGGGTATTTACTGGTTTTCCTTGGATTTGGGCCGGCTACAGCCAAACATTAGGCCCGCTAAGTGAATTAGCCAGTTTTATTGGTGCCTTGGGGCTGAGCTTTATCGTCGCATTGGTGGCTGGCTCCTTGATACTATTAACCCAAAAACGCATCTTCCCTGTGTTGGTTATATTACCGATTTTGGCATTGAGTGCGTGGGCTGCACCATTACTCAACCCTATTTCTACCAGTGGCAAAACCGTTAAAGTGGCATTAGTACAGGGCAATATTCCCCAAAGTATGAAGTGGGAACCCGATGCATTGTGGCCAACCATGCTGAAGTACATGGACATGACCCGCGAGCAATTTGATGATGCGTCCAGTGTCGATATTGTTATTTGGCCAGAAGCCGCCATTCCAGCACCAGAAGCCATGGTGGAAGACTTTCTAATGGATGTCAGTAAAGTGGCCAGCATTAATAACACGGCAATTGTTACTGGCATTATTAGCCACCAGCAACAAGACTTTTTTAACTCATTAATCGTCCTCGGTAATTATCATCAAAAGCACCAACAAAGCGCTGACTACATTGGTGATGGCACTAACCAGTTTAAAAAACATCATTTATTGCCTATTGGTGAATTTGTCCCGTTTGCCAGTTTATTACGCCCTATCGCACCATTTTTTAATTTACCAATGTCATCTTTTCAACGAGGTGACTATACCCAGCCTAATTTAGTCGCACTCGGTTACCATATCGCTCCGGCAATTTGTTATGAAATAGCCTTCCCAGAACAAGTAAGGGCGAGTGTAACCGACGAAACAGATATGCTGCTTACCGTATCAAACGATGCTTGGTTTGGTGCGTCAAATGGCCCATTACAGCACATGGAAATAGCGCAGATGCGCGCCATTGAAATGGGTAAACCACTATTGCGGGGGACCAATAATGGCATTACTGCCGTCGTTGACCCACACGGACGTATCACAGATGCGATTCCTCAATTTGAAGCCGGAGTACTTGTGACCAATATTCAACTGTTTCAAGGACAAACTTGGTTTCGAAAGATAGGTCAATTACCCTTGCTGATACTGTGTGGCTTGTTAGTATTATTGGGTGTAATAAACTATTTACGTAAATAA
- the corC gene encoding CNNM family magnesium/cobalt transport protein CorC (CorC(YbeX) belongs to the Cyclin M Mg2+ Exporter (CNNM) family, and was characterized as belonging to a set of three proteins, at least one of which must be present for CorA to function.), whose translation MSDDIPPSTNAHKKTWFDKINQLFQGEPQNREDLVDVIAGAEMRDLITEDTREMIKGVLEVSDLRVRDIMIPRAQIVTIQIDSTVDEFLEIVMDSGHSRFPVVNEDKDHIEGILLAKDLIKYGFKQSDENFTLAQVIRPAVVVPESKRVDVLLKEFRSQRYHMAIVVDEYGGVSGLVTIEDILEEIVGEIEDEFDHNSVEDTEIKKLSNTVFMVKALTEIEDFNEACGTNFSDEEFDTVGGMVSHAFGHLPERNESIVINNIEFKVINADNRRLVQLRVKLPDPNISEEFDD comes from the coding sequence ATGAGTGACGATATCCCCCCGAGTACAAACGCCCACAAGAAAACCTGGTTTGATAAAATTAACCAGCTATTTCAGGGCGAACCTCAAAATCGCGAAGATTTAGTTGATGTGATTGCAGGTGCCGAAATGCGCGACCTCATAACAGAAGACACACGCGAAATGATTAAAGGTGTATTAGAGGTTTCTGACCTTCGTGTGCGCGACATTATGATACCAAGAGCGCAAATTGTTACCATTCAAATAGACTCGACCGTCGATGAGTTTTTAGAAATTGTCATGGATTCAGGTCACTCTCGCTTCCCGGTTGTTAATGAAGATAAAGATCATATTGAAGGCATTTTACTGGCTAAAGATTTGATCAAATACGGCTTCAAACAATCTGATGAAAACTTTACTCTTGCCCAAGTTATACGCCCTGCAGTGGTGGTACCTGAAAGTAAAAGAGTCGACGTACTACTCAAAGAATTCCGTTCGCAACGCTACCACATGGCCATTGTTGTCGATGAATATGGTGGGGTATCAGGCTTAGTGACGATTGAAGATATTCTCGAAGAGATTGTCGGTGAAATTGAAGATGAATTTGATCACAACTCGGTTGAAGACACTGAAATTAAAAAGCTCAGTAACACAGTATTTATGGTCAAAGCGCTCACTGAAATTGAAGATTTTAACGAAGCGTGTGGCACCAACTTCAGCGATGAAGAATTTGATACCGTTGGTGGCATGGTGTCGCATGCATTTGGCCACTTACCAGAACGTAATGAAAGCATCGTGATTAATAATATTGAGTTCAAAGTGATTAACGCCGATAACCGCCGTTTGGTGCAACTTCGTGTTAAACTGCCAGACCCTAATATTAGTGAAGAATTCGACGACTAA
- the ybeY gene encoding rRNA maturation RNase YbeY: MSQPMISLDLDLQIAVNNLNLPTQAEFETWVRTAVGQTMPEVELTIRIVEVAESQLLNLTYRGKDKPTNVLSFPFEAPPEVKLPLLGDLVICAHVVEQEAIEQNKPLNAHWAHMVIHGCLHLLGYDHIIDQEADEMESLETQLVEGLGFTNPYKEA; this comes from the coding sequence ATGAGTCAGCCCATGATATCACTCGATCTTGACCTGCAAATTGCAGTGAACAATCTGAATTTACCGACTCAAGCAGAATTTGAAACTTGGGTACGTACCGCGGTGGGGCAGACAATGCCTGAAGTGGAATTAACGATTCGCATTGTTGAAGTTGCTGAAAGTCAGCTACTCAATTTAACCTATCGCGGTAAAGACAAACCGACCAACGTGTTGTCATTCCCGTTTGAAGCACCACCTGAGGTTAAATTGCCATTATTAGGTGATCTGGTTATCTGTGCACACGTGGTGGAACAGGAAGCCATTGAGCAAAATAAACCGCTAAACGCACACTGGGCACACATGGTCATACACGGCTGCTTGCATTTGCTGGGTTATGACCATATTATCGACCAAGAAGCCGATGAGATGGAGTCATTAGAGACCCAACTTGTTGAAGGCTTAGGTTTTACAAACCCCTATAAGGAAGCATAA